In Pasteurella multocida subsp. multocida OH4807, a genomic segment contains:
- a CDS encoding protein Plp4 (COG2913 Small protein A (tmRNA-binding)), giving the protein MNDEGTSDNLVWPKIDESVFNHDGSQFGSWPNWDNVRMVERGMNKDQLYNLLGRPHFAEGLYGVREWDYVFNYRENGVHKVCQYKVLFDKNMNAQSFFWYPNGCNGTTSFSLSGDFLFDFNKDTITAKGQEVVDSVATQLKASGAKEVKVAGYTDRLGSEAYNLKLSQRRADRVKARLIAQGVNANIHAVGYGKAHQVKACDGVHGAELKDCLRPNRRVEITASGTILKQGEHGMEAGTTGPAPLYRK; this is encoded by the coding sequence TTGAATGATGAAGGCACATCAGATAATCTTGTCTGGCCAAAAATTGATGAATCTGTATTTAACCACGATGGAAGTCAATTCGGTTCATGGCCGAATTGGGATAACGTTCGTATGGTTGAACGTGGCATGAACAAAGATCAACTTTATAACCTATTAGGTCGTCCACATTTTGCAGAAGGCTTGTACGGCGTGCGTGAATGGGACTATGTGTTTAATTACCGTGAAAATGGTGTGCATAAAGTTTGTCAATATAAAGTGTTATTTGATAAAAACATGAATGCACAAAGTTTCTTTTGGTATCCAAACGGTTGTAATGGTACTACATCGTTTAGCCTAAGTGGTGACTTCTTATTTGACTTCAACAAAGATACCATCACGGCTAAAGGTCAAGAAGTGGTTGATAGTGTTGCAACCCAATTAAAAGCATCTGGTGCAAAAGAGGTGAAAGTCGCAGGTTATACTGACCGCTTAGGTTCAGAGGCGTATAACTTAAAACTTTCTCAACGTCGTGCAGATCGCGTTAAAGCACGTTTAATTGCACAAGGTGTGAATGCAAATATTCATGCGGTAGGTTATGGTAAAGCGCATCAAGTGAAAGCCTGTGATGGCGTACATGGGGCAGAATTAAAAGATTGTTTACGTCCTAACCGTCGTGTAGAAATTACTGCATCAGGTACCATATTAAAACAAGGTGAACACGGTATGGAAGCGGGAACAACAGGTCCAGCACCACTTTATAGAAAATAA
- a CDS encoding hypothetical protein (COG0591 Na+/proline symporter): MFGYNPTIVTFTIYILGMLLIGFIAYRYTNNLSDYILGGRRLGSFVTGLSAGASDMSGWLLMGLPGAVYAAGLVEGWIAIGLTVGAYLNWLFVAGRLRVYTEFNQNALTLPEYFQHRFNDDTKILKIVSATIILFFFAIYCASGVVAGARLFENLFEIPYETALWYGALATIAYTFIGGFLAVSWTDTVQASLMLFALFLTPIFVLIHLGGFESTHTVIVQAGEAAQRDFTDLFTGTSLIGLLSLSAWGLGYFGQPHILARFMSAKDAKSLVNARRISIMWMIICLFGAVGVGFFGQAYFFANPQAAGTVNANHEQVFIELAKLLFNPWIAGILLSAILAAVMSTLSCQLLICSSAITEDFYKGMIRPNASQAELVWLGRIMVLVIAVLAIYLAQDPNSKVLGLVSYAWAGFGCAFGPVVIFSLFWKRMNMAGAMAGMLTGALMVVFWNDLVPNSGIYEMIPGFISAAVAIVVVSLITPAPTSKVVSSFEQAEAAYHAQK, translated from the coding sequence ATGTTTGGATATAACCCAACAATCGTCACATTTACAATTTATATTCTTGGTATGCTATTAATTGGCTTTATTGCTTACCGTTACACCAATAACTTATCTGACTACATTTTAGGTGGACGACGTCTAGGTAGTTTTGTGACTGGCTTATCGGCTGGGGCATCGGATATGTCAGGTTGGCTTTTAATGGGCTTACCTGGTGCCGTATATGCAGCAGGCTTAGTGGAAGGCTGGATTGCAATCGGTTTAACAGTTGGTGCCTATTTAAACTGGTTGTTTGTGGCGGGAAGATTACGTGTTTATACTGAATTTAATCAAAATGCACTCACGTTACCTGAATATTTCCAGCATCGTTTCAATGATGACACAAAAATTCTTAAAATTGTATCAGCCACGATTATCCTCTTTTTCTTTGCAATCTATTGCGCCTCTGGCGTGGTAGCAGGCGCACGTCTTTTCGAAAACTTATTTGAAATTCCTTATGAAACTGCGCTTTGGTATGGTGCATTAGCCACTATTGCATATACTTTCATCGGTGGTTTCTTAGCAGTAAGTTGGACTGATACTGTACAGGCTTCTTTAATGTTGTTTGCTTTATTCCTCACCCCTATTTTCGTCTTAATCCACCTAGGCGGATTTGAAAGCACACATACCGTCATTGTTCAAGCAGGCGAAGCTGCACAACGTGACTTTACTGATCTCTTTACGGGGACCAGTTTGATTGGTTTATTAAGCTTATCTGCTTGGGGGTTAGGTTATTTTGGTCAGCCGCACATCTTAGCGCGTTTTATGAGTGCGAAAGATGCCAAATCATTAGTGAATGCGCGCCGCATTAGTATCATGTGGATGATTATCTGTTTATTTGGTGCCGTTGGTGTAGGCTTCTTTGGTCAAGCGTATTTCTTTGCTAATCCACAAGCGGCAGGGACTGTTAATGCTAATCATGAACAGGTCTTTATTGAATTAGCCAAACTATTATTCAATCCATGGATTGCGGGTATTTTACTGTCAGCCATTTTAGCGGCAGTAATGAGTACATTAAGTTGCCAATTATTAATTTGCTCAAGTGCAATCACAGAAGATTTCTATAAAGGTATGATTAGACCAAACGCATCACAAGCAGAACTTGTTTGGTTAGGACGTATCATGGTGTTAGTGATTGCGGTATTGGCAATTTATTTAGCACAAGATCCAAACAGTAAAGTACTAGGGTTAGTTTCTTATGCTTGGGCGGGCTTTGGTTGTGCATTTGGTCCAGTGGTGATCTTCTCATTATTCTGGAAACGCATGAACATGGCTGGTGCAATGGCAGGAATGTTAACTGGTGCGTTAATGGTTGTGTTCTGGAATGATTTAGTACCAAACAGTGGTATTTATGAGATGATTCCAGGCTTTATCAGTGCAGCTGTTGCGATTGTAGTGGTTTCATTAATCACACCAGCACCAACAAGCAAAGTCGTTTCGAGTTTTGAACAAGCAGAAGCGGCTTATCACGCACAAAAATAA
- a CDS encoding inner membrane peptidase (COG0616 Periplasmic serine proteases (ClpP class)): MWSEIAVGYGVFVLEVLTILCVIAGIGAMIFILKQQKAQTQGELMVTDLSETYQENTKKLRDFHLSEDALKAQEKAEKKAEKEKLKAEKAKRKKGEQIDAERQPHLYVLTFQGDMMASQTQALREEISAIIGAAKPEDEVLLRLESPGGVVHGYGLAASQLLRLKQQGIKLTVAVDKVAASGGYMMACVADKIIAAPFAILGSVGVVAQIPNIHRLLKKHDVDVEVMTAGEYKRTMTVLGENTEKGKQKFQQELDETHQLFKQFVEQHRPQLNVDKIATGEHWFGQQALTLQLIDDISTSDDLILQALKEKTVLAVKYSVKKSLLQKMGKQAEESADNLLLRWLNRNNNRLL, translated from the coding sequence ATGTGGTCTGAAATTGCGGTAGGTTATGGTGTGTTTGTGTTAGAAGTCTTAACCATTTTGTGTGTGATTGCGGGAATAGGGGCGATGATTTTTATATTGAAACAGCAAAAAGCGCAGACACAAGGTGAATTGATGGTTACGGATCTGTCTGAAACTTACCAAGAAAATACGAAAAAATTACGTGACTTTCATTTAAGTGAAGACGCGTTAAAAGCGCAGGAAAAAGCAGAAAAAAAAGCAGAGAAAGAAAAGCTCAAAGCAGAAAAAGCAAAACGTAAAAAAGGGGAGCAGATTGATGCTGAACGTCAACCTCATCTCTATGTGTTAACTTTTCAAGGCGATATGATGGCGTCACAAACTCAGGCACTGCGTGAAGAAATCAGTGCGATTATTGGTGCCGCGAAGCCAGAAGATGAAGTGTTATTGCGGTTAGAAAGCCCTGGTGGTGTTGTGCATGGTTACGGATTAGCCGCATCACAATTACTGCGCTTAAAACAGCAAGGGATTAAATTGACCGTCGCAGTGGATAAAGTCGCTGCAAGTGGGGGATACATGATGGCGTGTGTCGCGGATAAAATTATTGCAGCACCTTTTGCTATTCTAGGCTCCGTTGGTGTAGTGGCTCAAATTCCCAATATTCACCGCTTATTAAAAAAACATGATGTCGATGTAGAGGTCATGACCGCGGGGGAATATAAACGAACCATGACGGTGTTAGGTGAAAATACCGAAAAAGGAAAGCAAAAATTTCAACAAGAATTAGACGAAACCCATCAACTCTTTAAACAGTTTGTTGAACAGCATCGTCCACAGTTAAACGTAGACAAAATTGCGACAGGAGAACATTGGTTTGGTCAACAAGCCTTGACATTACAGTTAATTGATGACATTTCGACCAGTGATGATCTCATTTTACAAGCACTCAAGGAAAAAACAGTACTTGCTGTCAAATATTCAGTCAAAAAATCCCTGTTACAAAAAATGGGAAAGCAGGCAGAAGAGAGCGCAGATAACCTATTATTACGTTGGCTAAACAGAAATAACAATAGATTACTTTAG
- a CDS encoding fructosamine kinase (COG3001 Fructosamine-3-kinase) produces MWKHVSQVLADQFGAYYSIKHKEKIHTGEMHEAWIIDDGIQPVFVKVNDKTFRSMFRAEADQLHLLAKTNTINVPTAYTVGCSHSHSFLLLEALPLNKDNSTEAMATFGQQLAQLHLIKGSENYGLDFDTWLGPEYQPNEWHDNWAKFFSEQRIGWQLQLCREKHINFGDIDAIVQKVAESLAKHKPQPALLHGNLWIENCATVNNEIVTYDPACYWGDRECDLAFTELFEPFPSQFYENYDRTYPIDVGYQDRKPLYQLYYLLNFSHRFHKHYVELTKKFIQDLLNK; encoded by the coding sequence ATGTGGAAACATGTATCTCAAGTATTAGCCGATCAGTTTGGGGCATACTATTCGATTAAGCATAAAGAAAAAATCCATACTGGCGAAATGCATGAGGCATGGATTATTGATGATGGTATCCAGCCTGTTTTTGTTAAAGTTAATGACAAAACGTTTCGTTCAATGTTTCGCGCAGAAGCAGATCAACTCCATCTCCTTGCTAAAACCAATACAATAAACGTACCAACCGCTTATACCGTAGGTTGTTCACATTCACATAGTTTTTTACTACTCGAAGCCCTTCCGCTTAATAAAGATAACAGCACTGAAGCGATGGCAACATTTGGTCAGCAGTTGGCACAATTACATTTGATTAAAGGTTCAGAAAATTACGGTCTAGATTTTGATACTTGGCTTGGTCCAGAATATCAACCAAATGAATGGCATGATAATTGGGCAAAATTTTTTAGTGAACAGCGAATTGGTTGGCAATTACAGTTATGCCGTGAAAAACACATAAATTTTGGTGACATTGATGCTATTGTACAGAAAGTGGCAGAGTCGCTGGCAAAACACAAACCTCAACCTGCATTATTGCACGGAAATTTATGGATAGAAAATTGTGCAACAGTCAACAATGAGATTGTCACCTATGACCCTGCTTGTTATTGGGGAGATAGAGAGTGTGATTTAGCATTTACGGAGTTATTTGAACCATTCCCAAGCCAATTTTATGAAAATTATGACCGCACTTATCCAATCGATGTGGGTTATCAAGACCGAAAACCGCTGTATCAACTCTATTATTTACTTAATTTTAGTCACCGTTTTCATAAACATTACGTCGAATTAACTAAAAAATTCATTCAGGATTTACTCAATAAGTAG
- a CDS encoding bifunctional proline dehydrogenase/pyrroline-5-carboxylate dehydrogenase (COG0506 Proline dehydrogenase), producing the protein MTYQLLPKLTSIREQLSQHYRTNETELMHTLFSDAEISSDLHPKIQQLARKLVENVRNSRQQASGVDALMHEFSLSSHEGVALMCLAEALLRIPDKRTADKLIRDKISKGNWRSHIGQSPSLFVNAAAWGLLITGKLVSSHRDQQLSASLTKLIAKGGEPLIRKGVEVAMRLLGKQFVTGETIEQAIKNGEKRFQQGFRYSYDMLGEAALTAEDAERYYQDYVNSIHAVGQRSQGLGVYASSGVSIKLSAIHPRYSLSQHQRVIDELYPRVKQLFLLAKQYDIGLNIDAEEADRLEISFDLLDRLLADPDLANFNGIGLVVQAYQKRCYFAIDYLIEQARKHQRKIMVRLVKGAYWDSEVKRAQTDGAEGYPVFSRKVHTDVSYVACAKKLLSAQDVIYPQFATHNAQSLATVYYLAQGKQFEFQCLHGMGETLYDQVVGKDNLNVQCRIYAPVGSYKTLLAYLVRRLLENGANSSFVNHIVDDSMPIEDLIVDPVQKAKVTEGTMHPKTPLPRHIFNENRLNSMGYDLTDAVKLQQLQEALNEQRQTQYCAYPLTDAHSAPSGNARQVFNPADRSMQVGQVFDATEADVEHAFTVAAQCQTHWANTPVQVRSEILEKMADLMEQHMPQLFDLAVREAGKTLNNAIAEVREAVDFCRYYAKEACNLAAEATPRGIIVAISPWNFPLAIFIGEVSSALVTGNVVIAKPAEQTSLMAHFAVKLFQQAGLPVGVLQCLCGEGKVIGEKLVSDQRVDGVIFTGSTETAKRINKNLAKQDKVVPLIAETGGQNAMIVDSSALAEQVVLDVLNSAFDSAGQRCSALRVLYVQKDVAPNMLAMLKGAMAELKVGNPQSLTTDIGPVIDETAQARLLKHIDEMSIIAKDKYQVQIAPDVAEKGIFVPPTLFEIDSIRHLKHEVFGPVLHVIRFDAKDLDQVMADINSTGFGLTSGIHSRIDETISQWLNTIHAGNLYVNRNTVGAVVGVQPFGGMGLSGTGPKAGGPLYLQRLTHTPHWQLNGVEKNEKPDLSELASKVRSIFDKPQQDELLETLRFVEEHSPLGNVFHMKGITGEDNYLCFESRGLIAIGDGPLLEQMKALIAVAGVGAKAVISKYSQLAVYEKRLAHYVVVDELSHREDVSQMIVLDPISVQQKMQHAERKGAILTYVDDLSLALSLFPLVHEKSVSINTTAAGGNASLMAEMD; encoded by the coding sequence ATGACTTATCAACTCTTACCCAAACTAACATCCATTCGAGAACAACTCAGTCAACATTACCGTACAAATGAAACAGAATTAATGCACACGCTTTTTTCTGATGCTGAAATCTCTTCCGACCTCCACCCTAAAATCCAACAACTCGCTAGAAAACTCGTCGAAAACGTCCGTAACTCTCGCCAGCAAGCCAGTGGAGTCGATGCTTTAATGCACGAATTTTCGCTTTCTAGTCATGAAGGTGTTGCTCTAATGTGTTTAGCGGAAGCCCTATTGCGTATTCCAGATAAAAGAACGGCAGATAAATTAATTCGTGACAAAATCTCAAAAGGCAACTGGCGTTCTCACATCGGGCAAAGCCCGTCTTTATTTGTGAATGCCGCCGCATGGGGCTTATTAATCACGGGTAAACTCGTTTCTTCACATCGTGATCAACAACTTTCTGCGAGTTTAACTAAACTAATCGCAAAAGGCGGAGAGCCTTTAATTCGCAAGGGCGTGGAAGTCGCGATGCGTTTACTTGGTAAACAATTCGTGACGGGCGAAACCATTGAACAAGCCATTAAAAACGGTGAAAAACGTTTCCAACAAGGTTTCCGTTATAGTTATGATATGCTCGGCGAAGCTGCGTTGACCGCAGAAGATGCAGAACGTTATTACCAAGATTATGTTAATTCTATCCATGCTGTAGGGCAACGTTCTCAGGGGCTAGGCGTGTATGCTTCCTCAGGTGTCTCCATTAAATTATCTGCGATTCATCCGCGTTATAGCTTATCTCAGCACCAACGTGTGATCGATGAGCTGTATCCGCGTGTAAAACAACTCTTTTTATTAGCCAAACAATATGATATCGGCTTAAATATTGATGCGGAAGAAGCTGATCGTTTAGAAATTTCCTTTGACTTACTTGATCGCTTATTAGCAGACCCTGATTTAGCGAATTTCAACGGTATTGGATTAGTGGTACAGGCTTACCAAAAACGTTGTTATTTTGCGATTGATTACCTCATTGAACAAGCGCGTAAACACCAACGTAAAATCATGGTACGTTTAGTGAAAGGGGCGTATTGGGATAGTGAAGTAAAACGCGCGCAAACCGATGGGGCAGAGGGGTATCCTGTTTTCTCACGTAAAGTACATACTGATGTCTCTTATGTGGCTTGTGCTAAAAAATTATTATCGGCACAAGATGTGATCTATCCACAATTTGCTACTCATAATGCACAATCACTTGCAACCGTGTACTACTTAGCACAAGGTAAACAGTTTGAGTTCCAATGTTTACACGGGATGGGGGAAACCCTTTATGATCAAGTTGTGGGTAAAGATAACCTGAATGTCCAATGTCGTATTTATGCGCCAGTGGGTTCTTATAAAACCCTGTTAGCTTATTTAGTCCGTCGTTTGTTAGAAAATGGTGCAAACAGTTCTTTTGTGAATCATATTGTTGATGACAGCATGCCAATTGAAGATTTAATTGTGGATCCTGTACAGAAAGCGAAAGTCACAGAAGGAACAATGCACCCGAAAACACCATTACCGCGTCACATTTTTAACGAAAATCGACTCAACTCAATGGGATATGACTTAACCGATGCAGTGAAGCTCCAACAACTGCAAGAGGCACTGAATGAACAACGTCAAACACAATATTGCGCTTATCCATTAACCGATGCACATTCAGCACCATCTGGCAATGCGCGTCAAGTCTTTAATCCCGCTGACCGCAGTATGCAAGTCGGACAAGTTTTTGATGCGACAGAAGCAGATGTAGAACATGCCTTTACGGTTGCCGCGCAATGTCAAACACATTGGGCAAATACACCAGTACAAGTGCGGTCAGAAATCTTAGAAAAAATGGCTGATTTGATGGAACAACATATGCCACAGCTATTTGACTTAGCCGTACGCGAAGCAGGAAAAACCTTAAATAATGCGATTGCTGAAGTACGCGAAGCGGTAGATTTTTGTCGTTATTATGCCAAAGAAGCATGCAACTTAGCCGCAGAAGCAACACCACGTGGTATTATCGTGGCAATTAGCCCTTGGAACTTCCCACTTGCGATTTTCATCGGTGAAGTCTCTTCTGCATTGGTAACGGGAAATGTCGTGATCGCAAAACCGGCAGAACAAACCTCGTTAATGGCGCATTTTGCAGTCAAATTATTCCAGCAAGCAGGTCTCCCCGTTGGCGTATTACAATGCTTATGTGGTGAGGGGAAAGTGATTGGTGAAAAATTGGTGTCTGATCAACGTGTTGATGGCGTTATTTTCACTGGTTCAACGGAAACAGCAAAACGAATCAATAAAAATCTCGCCAAACAAGATAAAGTGGTGCCACTGATTGCAGAAACAGGCGGACAAAATGCCATGATCGTGGACAGTTCCGCTTTAGCAGAACAAGTCGTGTTAGATGTTCTCAATTCTGCTTTTGACTCAGCAGGTCAGCGCTGTTCTGCATTACGTGTGCTTTATGTACAGAAAGATGTCGCGCCAAATATGTTAGCCATGTTAAAAGGTGCCATGGCAGAACTAAAAGTCGGAAATCCACAATCCTTAACAACAGATATTGGTCCCGTGATTGATGAAACCGCCCAAGCGCGTTTATTAAAACATATCGACGAAATGAGTATTATTGCAAAAGATAAATACCAAGTTCAGATTGCGCCAGATGTGGCAGAAAAAGGCATTTTTGTACCGCCAACCCTGTTTGAAATTGACAGTATTCGTCATTTGAAACACGAAGTGTTTGGACCGGTGCTACACGTCATTCGTTTTGATGCGAAAGATCTTGATCAGGTCATGGCAGACATTAATTCTACAGGCTTTGGGTTAACGAGTGGGATTCATAGTCGTATTGATGAAACCATTTCTCAATGGTTAAACACTATTCATGCAGGAAACCTATATGTTAACCGCAATACTGTTGGCGCGGTCGTCGGTGTGCAGCCGTTTGGAGGAATGGGATTGTCAGGCACAGGACCAAAAGCAGGCGGTCCACTTTATTTACAACGTTTAACTCACACACCACACTGGCAGCTTAATGGTGTAGAGAAAAACGAAAAACCAGACTTATCTGAACTGGCGTCAAAAGTGCGTTCTATTTTTGATAAACCGCAACAAGATGAACTGCTAGAGACTCTCCGTTTCGTTGAAGAACATTCTCCTTTAGGCAACGTATTTCACATGAAAGGAATTACAGGGGAGGACAACTATCTCTGTTTTGAATCACGTGGTCTTATTGCGATCGGGGACGGTCCACTACTTGAACAAATGAAAGCCTTAATTGCAGTAGCAGGTGTAGGGGCAAAAGCCGTGATCAGTAAATATTCTCAGCTCGCGGTCTATGAAAAACGCCTTGCACATTATGTAGTCGTTGATGAATTAAGCCATCGAGAAGACGTCAGCCAAATGATTGTCCTTGACCCAATTTCCGTTCAACAAAAAATGCAACATGCAGAACGTAAGGGGGCAATTTTGACTTATGTGGATGATTTATCCTTAGCCTTATCGCTCTTC